In a single window of the Branchiostoma floridae strain S238N-H82 chromosome 2, Bfl_VNyyK, whole genome shotgun sequence genome:
- the LOC118410504 gene encoding class E basic helix-loop-helix protein 23-like yields MDAGGDGLFGEETAFRSIEHNQLERLHPTGRPNDCAGDLTPGAEGGGSRDREDEACVSPTGGRLSDSYPEDQDGHDSSASGVDQAPADGKQKKSRKVPVRLGINARERRRMHDLNDALDELRSVIPYAHSPSVRKLSKIATLLLAKNYILMQANALEEMRRLVAYLNHNLQAAMSCYDGAFTPTTPYPSANLPTPDTKCMLYPPPSSMSYQVQRPSPAALCKECGDK; encoded by the coding sequence ATGGACGCTGGTGGGGACGGTCTTTTCGGCGAGGAGACGGCCTTTAGAAGCATCGAGCACAACCAGCTAGAACGTCTGCACCCAACGGGTCGACCGAACGACTGCGCGGGCGATTTGACTCCTGGCGCCGAGGGCGGAGGCAGTCGCGATCGGGAGGACGAAGCTTGCGTCTCTCCCACTGGTGGAAGATTGTCAGACAGTTATCCAGAAGACCAAGACGGACACGACAGTTCTGCCTCAGGTGTAGACCAGGCTCCTGCCGACGGTAAACAGAAGAAGTCCCGTAAGGTACCCGTCAGACTCGGTATAAACGCCCGCGAGCGACGAAGGATGCACGACTTGAACGACGCTTTAGACGAACTGCGCTCCGTCATACCCTACGCGCACAGCCCGTCCGTTCGGAAGCTCTCCAAAATCGCAACCTTACTACTCGCCAAGAACTACATCTTAATGCAGGCTAACGCCTTGGAGGAAATGAGGAGACTTGTCGCTTATCTAAACCACAACCTCCAGGCTGCCATGTCCTGTTACGACGGAGCTTTCACCCCGACCACGCCGTACCCGTCGGCCAACCTTCCCACTCCGGACACTAAGTGCATGTTGTACCCGCCGCCGAGCTCGATGTCGTACCAGGTCCAGCGTCCCTCACCGGCCGCTCTCTGCAAGGAGTGCGGCGACAAGTAG